In Isoptericola jiangsuensis, the following proteins share a genomic window:
- a CDS encoding glycosyl hydrolase family 18 protein: protein MSTPARRPMRLVAALTSAAVALAGALGAVAATSASAAETSTGDSAINGYRNVGYFTQWGVYGRNFQVQDLVTSGAAEQLTHINYSFGNIHHQTLECFIANKAQGTGPNGSDGAGDAWADFGMGYTAANSVAGVADTWDQPLAGSFNQLKQLKAKYPHLKVMLSIGGWTWSKNFSKAAATQASREKFVSSCINLYIKGNLPTIDGRGGAGAAAGVFDGIDIDWEWPGSNNGEVGNHVDTVNDKANFRLLLAEFRKQLDAYGATTGKEYLLSAFLPANPADIAAGGWNDPRIFQSLDFGNIQGYDLHGAWNKTLTGHQINLYDDPADPRPAAQQFSVDKAVKQYTSAGIDPAQLGLGMAMYGRGWKGATSSQPWGTATDAGPGTWEAGNEDYDILKNLGTGYYDAATGSAWRYNGDQWWSLDTPQTIAQKSQYIRSQGLGGGMWWDLSGDEQGELLDAVAAGLFTGAKGPVNPGTVTPTPSPTPTATTSPTPSPSPTTTTTPTPSPSPTAPTCAGTAWSRSAVYTGGNVVVHNGHKWRAKWWTTGEEPGTTGQWGVWEDQGTC, encoded by the coding sequence ATGTCCACACCAGCACGCAGGCCGATGCGCCTCGTGGCTGCCCTGACGAGCGCCGCCGTCGCGCTCGCCGGTGCCCTCGGCGCCGTCGCGGCCACCAGCGCGTCGGCGGCCGAGACCTCGACCGGCGACAGCGCCATCAACGGGTACCGCAACGTCGGGTACTTCACGCAGTGGGGCGTCTACGGCCGCAACTTCCAGGTCCAGGACCTCGTCACCTCGGGTGCCGCGGAGCAGCTGACCCACATCAACTACTCCTTCGGCAACATCCACCACCAGACCCTCGAGTGCTTCATCGCCAACAAGGCGCAGGGCACCGGCCCCAACGGGTCGGACGGCGCGGGCGACGCGTGGGCCGACTTCGGCATGGGCTACACCGCGGCGAACTCCGTCGCCGGCGTCGCCGACACGTGGGACCAGCCGCTCGCCGGCTCGTTCAACCAGCTCAAGCAGCTCAAGGCGAAGTACCCGCACCTCAAGGTCATGCTGTCCATCGGCGGCTGGACCTGGTCGAAGAACTTCTCCAAGGCCGCCGCGACGCAGGCCTCGCGCGAGAAGTTCGTGTCGTCCTGCATCAACCTCTACATCAAGGGCAACCTGCCCACGATCGACGGTCGCGGTGGCGCCGGCGCCGCCGCCGGCGTGTTCGACGGCATCGACATCGACTGGGAGTGGCCCGGCTCGAACAACGGCGAGGTCGGCAACCACGTCGACACCGTCAACGACAAGGCGAACTTCCGCCTCCTGCTCGCCGAGTTCCGCAAGCAGCTCGACGCCTACGGCGCCACCACGGGCAAGGAGTACCTGCTCAGCGCGTTCCTGCCCGCCAACCCGGCCGACATCGCCGCCGGCGGCTGGAACGACCCGCGGATCTTCCAGTCCCTCGACTTCGGCAACATCCAGGGCTACGACCTGCACGGCGCCTGGAACAAGACCCTGACGGGCCACCAGATCAACCTCTACGACGACCCGGCGGACCCCCGCCCGGCCGCGCAGCAGTTCTCCGTCGACAAGGCCGTCAAGCAGTACACCTCGGCGGGCATCGACCCGGCCCAGCTCGGACTCGGGATGGCCATGTACGGTCGCGGCTGGAAGGGCGCCACGTCGTCCCAGCCGTGGGGCACCGCCACCGACGCCGGCCCCGGCACGTGGGAGGCGGGCAACGAGGACTACGACATCCTCAAGAACCTCGGCACCGGCTACTACGACGCCGCGACCGGTTCCGCGTGGCGCTACAACGGCGACCAGTGGTGGTCGCTCGACACGCCGCAGACGATCGCGCAGAAGTCGCAGTACATCCGCTCCCAGGGCCTCGGTGGCGGCATGTGGTGGGACCTCTCCGGTGACGAGCAGGGCGAGCTCCTCGACGCCGTCGCCGCCGGCCTGTTCACTGGCGCCAAGGGCCCGGTGAACCCGGGCACCGTCACGCCGACCCCGTCGCCGACGCCGACGGCCACCACGTCGCCGACCCCGTCGCCGTCGCCGACCACCACCACGACGCCGACCCCGTCGCCGTCGCCTACCGCGCCGACGTGCGCCGGCACCGCGTGGAGCCGCTCCGCGGTCTACACCGGCGGCAACGTCGTCGTGCACAACGGCCACAAGTGGCGGGCCAAGTGGTGGACGACGGGCGAGGAGCCCGGCACCACCGGCCAGTGGGGCGTCTGGGAGGACCAGGGCACCTGCTGA
- a CDS encoding glycosyl hydrolase family 18 protein: MRATPSVRHRIAAAGVAAALAVTGLTAIATTTTATAATDCATPWSAATVYRGGEVASYSGQNYRASWYTQGEVPGSTAWGAWASQGACGGTSTPSPSPTATTSPSPSPSPTVTASPSPSPSPTATTTPSPEPTTDPGTTNPDEKCRPDGMAATPGVDTPYCDVYDADGREILPNGLDRRVIGYFTSWRTGKNGQPSYLASDIPWDKLSHINYAFAHVGPDYKVSVNADAPGNSATDLTWPGVAGAEMDPTLPYTGHFNLLAKYKKANPGVKVLPAVGGWAETGGYFDGDGNRVASGGFYTLTESQARMDVFAESVVDMIRTYGFDGIDIDYEYPTSNKDAGNPDDFAIANAKRGQLFSGYVALMKTLREHLDAAGAQDGEYYLLTTATPSSGWLLRGMEVYQITEYADYVNMMTYDLHGSWNEYVGGNGALFDDGKDAELTAGGVYTAYEGNGYLNADWAAHYFRGAMQGGRINMGVPFYTRGHQNVQGGTYGMNGRAPATAGTVCPAGTNGKCGDGADGIDNLWFDSDPQGNAIPAGANPIWHVLNLEKGVVGDYAAAYKVPTTIEGTYTRHFDPVSKNEWWWNAQTKTFLSGDSTEAITAKADYVNSTGLGGLMIWELAGDFEYDQAKGQYEMGSTLVDLMHAKFVGGGAYDATKAERAMPTQALDVDLEYTEFALGDSNYPIAPKVVFTNHGATDIPAGATVTFQYGTTDTGKMSDWSGYKTTSTPGRSGPNVGGLGANFHTATFTVPTGGIPAGGSITNQLKWALPVAQFSNVTITVDGTEYATTYDHPRGVTVVDLPTGGTGGTGGTGGTGGTGECTAAAWSSTTVYTGGALVSHAGRTWKAKWYTQGDTPSTVGDANPWADQGAC, translated from the coding sequence ATGAGAGCAACACCCTCGGTACGGCACAGGATCGCCGCGGCAGGCGTCGCCGCCGCACTCGCCGTCACCGGTCTCACCGCGATCGCCACGACGACGACCGCCACGGCCGCCACCGACTGCGCCACCCCGTGGAGCGCGGCCACCGTCTACCGCGGCGGTGAGGTGGCCTCGTACAGCGGCCAGAACTACCGCGCGAGCTGGTACACCCAGGGCGAGGTGCCCGGCTCCACCGCCTGGGGCGCCTGGGCCTCCCAGGGCGCCTGCGGCGGCACGTCCACCCCGTCGCCCTCGCCGACCGCCACGACGTCGCCGTCCCCGTCGCCCAGCCCGACCGTCACGGCGTCCCCGTCGCCGTCGCCGAGCCCCACGGCCACGACCACCCCCTCGCCCGAGCCGACGACGGACCCCGGCACCACCAACCCGGACGAGAAGTGCCGCCCCGACGGCATGGCCGCCACCCCGGGCGTCGACACGCCCTACTGCGACGTCTACGACGCCGACGGCCGCGAGATCCTCCCCAACGGCCTCGACCGTCGCGTCATCGGCTACTTCACGAGCTGGCGCACCGGCAAGAACGGCCAGCCCTCCTACCTGGCGAGCGACATCCCCTGGGACAAGCTCTCCCACATCAACTACGCGTTCGCGCACGTCGGCCCGGACTACAAGGTGTCGGTCAACGCGGACGCCCCCGGCAACTCCGCGACCGACTTGACGTGGCCCGGCGTCGCGGGCGCCGAGATGGACCCGACGCTGCCGTACACGGGCCACTTCAACCTGCTCGCCAAGTACAAGAAGGCCAACCCGGGCGTCAAGGTCCTCCCCGCCGTCGGCGGCTGGGCCGAGACCGGCGGCTACTTCGACGGCGACGGCAACCGCGTCGCGTCGGGCGGCTTCTACACGCTCACCGAGTCGCAGGCCCGCATGGACGTCTTCGCCGAGTCGGTCGTCGACATGATCCGCACCTACGGGTTCGACGGCATCGACATCGACTACGAGTACCCGACCTCCAACAAGGACGCGGGCAACCCGGACGACTTCGCCATCGCCAACGCCAAGCGCGGGCAGCTCTTCTCCGGCTACGTCGCCCTCATGAAGACCCTCCGCGAGCACCTCGACGCCGCGGGCGCCCAGGACGGCGAGTACTACCTGCTCACCACCGCCACGCCGTCGTCCGGCTGGCTGCTGCGCGGCATGGAGGTGTACCAGATCACCGAGTACGCCGACTACGTCAACATGATGACGTACGACCTGCACGGCTCCTGGAACGAGTACGTGGGCGGCAACGGCGCCCTGTTCGACGACGGCAAGGACGCCGAGCTCACCGCGGGCGGCGTGTACACCGCCTACGAGGGCAACGGCTACCTCAACGCCGACTGGGCCGCGCACTACTTCCGCGGCGCCATGCAGGGCGGCCGCATCAACATGGGTGTGCCCTTCTACACCCGTGGCCACCAGAACGTGCAGGGCGGCACCTACGGCATGAACGGCCGCGCCCCCGCCACCGCGGGCACCGTCTGCCCCGCGGGCACCAACGGCAAGTGCGGCGACGGTGCCGACGGCATCGACAACCTGTGGTTCGACTCCGACCCGCAGGGCAACGCCATCCCGGCCGGCGCCAACCCGATCTGGCACGTCCTCAACCTCGAGAAGGGCGTCGTGGGCGACTACGCCGCCGCCTACAAGGTCCCCACCACCATCGAGGGCACCTACACCCGCCACTTCGACCCGGTGTCGAAGAACGAGTGGTGGTGGAACGCGCAGACCAAGACGTTCCTGTCCGGCGACTCGACCGAGGCGATCACCGCCAAGGCCGACTACGTCAACTCCACCGGCCTCGGCGGCCTCATGATCTGGGAGCTCGCGGGCGACTTCGAGTACGACCAGGCCAAGGGCCAGTACGAGATGGGCAGCACGCTCGTCGACCTCATGCACGCCAAGTTCGTGGGCGGCGGCGCCTACGACGCCACCAAGGCGGAGCGCGCGATGCCGACGCAGGCTCTCGACGTCGACCTCGAGTACACCGAGTTCGCGCTCGGCGACAGCAACTACCCGATCGCGCCCAAGGTGGTCTTCACCAACCACGGCGCGACCGACATCCCCGCCGGTGCCACCGTCACCTTCCAGTACGGCACCACCGACACGGGCAAGATGAGCGACTGGTCCGGCTACAAGACGACGTCGACCCCGGGTCGTAGCGGCCCCAACGTCGGCGGTCTCGGCGCCAACTTCCACACGGCGACGTTCACGGTCCCGACCGGAGGCATCCCCGCCGGCGGCTCCATCACGAACCAGCTCAAGTGGGCGCTGCCCGTCGCGCAGTTCTCCAACGTGACGATCACCGTGGACGGCACCGAGTACGCCACCACCTACGACCACCCGCGTGGCGTCACCGTCGTCGACCTGCCCACGGGCGGGACCGGCGGCACCGGCGGCACCGGCGGGACGGGCGGCACCGGTGAGTGCACCGCCGCCGCCTGGAGCTCCACGACGGTCTACACCGGGGGAGCGCTCGTCTCCCACGCCGGCCGCACGTGGAAGGCCAAGTGGTACACGCAGGGCGACACGCCCTCGACCGTCGGAGACGCCAACCCCTGGGCCGACCAGGGCGCCTGCTGA
- a CDS encoding helix-turn-helix transcriptional regulator, with protein sequence MVPRSAGAPVAPHVAAALDRLGDGDGDVFDVLAAGLDHDQLSGTAHLPDHLPLAARPTPPGDPTVRRLALLAAVAVVDHVDVLVRASGCPADVLLGGLDGILEVRAGRFRPVDAARLEGVRAEADLDAVTAAHRDLSRAARAVGETGVALWHTARGTVTGDELLADGLVELAGVLLRRGDPLAAYEVACEAVSHGTGERRARAFLVAGRAALWSGHLVDARRWLHRARRSGAGAVEAAAAEVLVAVDLLLDGWPAGSETLAVAGPGASLAALVEQVAVDAPAPADRAVLADVVAGLRLLDADPAAAATVLALAAVRAVPAWSRRGVWVVGGGRLTPLAEAHLRVAQSLVLLCGDDSEAASAVLDDAASRLPVAHVVGGLAVEVGRRLDHDREGVRSRTTHDLARIAPRRQVAAGAVAALRRGGLPVAAGSREVLPPFRAGGASEVARATSLLAGEAARGPAAARAMPCADELVLPVGWSELLTVREIEVTRLVVEGLSNRDVAQRLCVSVRTVEVHLGRAFRKLGVRSRSELVVLALRPAR encoded by the coding sequence GTGGTCCCGAGGTCCGCGGGCGCGCCGGTGGCGCCGCACGTGGCGGCCGCGCTCGACCGTCTCGGCGACGGCGACGGCGACGTCTTCGACGTGCTGGCCGCCGGGCTCGACCACGACCAGCTGTCGGGGACCGCGCACCTGCCGGACCACCTGCCGCTCGCCGCCCGACCGACCCCGCCCGGCGACCCGACGGTGCGCCGGCTCGCCCTGCTGGCCGCCGTCGCCGTCGTCGACCACGTCGACGTGCTGGTCCGGGCCTCGGGCTGCCCCGCCGACGTCCTGCTCGGAGGCCTCGACGGGATCCTCGAGGTCCGCGCCGGACGGTTCCGCCCGGTCGACGCCGCCCGGCTGGAGGGCGTGCGGGCCGAGGCCGACCTCGACGCCGTGACCGCCGCGCACCGCGACCTGTCCCGGGCGGCCCGTGCCGTCGGGGAGACGGGCGTGGCCCTGTGGCACACCGCCCGCGGCACCGTCACCGGCGACGAGCTGCTGGCCGACGGCCTGGTCGAGCTCGCGGGCGTGCTCCTGCGTCGGGGTGACCCGCTCGCGGCCTACGAGGTCGCCTGCGAGGCGGTCAGCCACGGGACGGGGGAGCGTCGTGCGCGGGCCTTCCTGGTCGCGGGACGCGCAGCCCTGTGGAGCGGTCACCTCGTGGACGCACGCCGGTGGCTGCACCGGGCGCGCCGGAGCGGCGCCGGCGCCGTGGAGGCGGCGGCCGCCGAGGTCCTGGTCGCCGTCGACCTGCTGCTGGACGGCTGGCCCGCCGGGAGCGAGACCCTCGCGGTGGCCGGGCCCGGCGCGTCGTTGGCGGCCCTGGTCGAGCAGGTCGCGGTGGACGCGCCCGCGCCGGCGGACCGGGCCGTGCTCGCGGACGTCGTCGCAGGTCTGCGCCTGCTCGACGCGGACCCGGCCGCCGCCGCGACCGTCCTGGCCCTGGCGGCCGTCCGGGCCGTGCCGGCCTGGTCCCGGCGCGGTGTCTGGGTGGTCGGGGGCGGACGGCTGACCCCGCTGGCGGAGGCACACCTGCGGGTGGCCCAGAGCCTCGTGCTGCTGTGCGGGGACGACTCCGAGGCGGCGTCGGCCGTGCTGGACGACGCGGCCTCCCGGTTGCCGGTCGCCCACGTCGTGGGCGGGCTGGCGGTGGAGGTGGGACGGCGGCTCGACCACGACCGGGAGGGCGTGCGCAGCCGCACGACGCACGACCTGGCCCGGATCGCGCCGCGGCGTCAGGTCGCCGCGGGTGCGGTGGCGGCGCTGCGGCGCGGTGGGCTGCCGGTCGCGGCGGGCTCGCGCGAGGTGCTGCCCCCGTTCCGGGCGGGCGGGGCGTCCGAGGTGGCGCGGGCGACGTCGCTGCTGGCGGGCGAGGCTGCGCGGGGTCCGGCTGCGGCTCGGGCGATGCCCTGCGCGGACGAGCTGGTGCTCCCGGTCGGCTGGTCCGAGCTGCTGACGGTGCGGGAGATCGAGGTGACCAGGCTGGTCGTGGAGGGCCTGTCGAACCGGGACGTGGCGCAGCGGCTGTGCGTGTCGGTGCGCACCGTGGAGGTCCACCTGGGTCGCGCGTTCCGCAAGCTCGGGGTGCGGTCGCGCTCGGAGCTCGTGGTGCTGGCGCTGCGTCCGGCGCGGTAG
- a CDS encoding DUF4012 domain-containing protein, protein MPDATDRHGTPPVVRRAPHRRRRRALGWLLVAILVVAVGVAVCAVLIVRDAFTARDALDEAAAAVPAVEQAVRDGMTVRDPDAAPLTGTPALLDLQRSTQTAREATDGWLWAAAAHLPLVGESVGAATTVSAVIDDVADVALPALAETVDAATRTGRTEQGGLDLAPLSAVAGDVTAAREMIAASGADLAAIDTAHIQDRFAEPVQLLDAQLTELDVLLATAERATVLLPALLGADGPRRYVLLGLSNAELRAGGGIPGALTELRVDDGSLGVGAQASTGAFGPYAEPVLPLDPEDEAAYSARLGRFVQDVTLTPDFATTGPLVAEMWQRSRGEEVDGVLATDPVALSALLEVTGPVEIDLPPGLATALGTGTLVVESSTVVDLLLRRTYDVLDPGLADRFFAVVAAAVFDELTADDVSPAALLPALERVSHDHRLLVWSARPDEQALLAGTLVAGTFADDRARDAVGVFLDDLVVGKLSAYLDVQVGLGASACTDAVGREDTVEVTLTNRLDEGTAQDLPSYVAGPEGDPDRGRMLLTVSAYGPRDGGLPRLARDGGTVGGDTLEVHGRQRVAITVDLRPGESTVVAVTVPATAAGARGEGSAAPGTLEVWTTPTVSAPGLHVLDVPRCG, encoded by the coding sequence ATGCCCGACGCGACGGACCGTCACGGGACGCCGCCGGTGGTGCGGCGCGCACCGCACCGCCGCCGTCGCCGCGCCCTCGGCTGGCTGCTCGTCGCGATCCTCGTCGTGGCGGTCGGCGTCGCCGTGTGCGCCGTGCTGATCGTGCGCGACGCCTTCACCGCACGGGACGCGCTCGACGAGGCCGCCGCGGCCGTCCCCGCCGTCGAGCAGGCCGTCCGCGACGGCATGACGGTCCGCGACCCCGACGCCGCGCCGCTCACCGGGACACCGGCCCTGCTCGACCTCCAGCGGTCCACCCAGACGGCTCGCGAGGCGACCGACGGCTGGTTGTGGGCGGCGGCAGCGCACCTGCCGCTCGTCGGGGAGTCCGTCGGCGCCGCGACGACGGTCTCCGCCGTGATCGACGACGTCGCCGACGTGGCCCTGCCCGCCCTGGCGGAGACGGTCGACGCGGCGACCCGGACCGGGCGGACCGAGCAGGGCGGCCTCGACCTCGCCCCGCTGTCGGCGGTGGCGGGCGACGTCACCGCGGCGCGGGAGATGATCGCCGCGTCGGGCGCGGACCTCGCCGCGATCGACACCGCGCACATCCAGGACCGGTTCGCCGAGCCCGTGCAGCTCCTCGACGCCCAGCTCACCGAGCTGGACGTGCTCCTCGCCACCGCCGAGCGCGCGACCGTCCTGCTCCCGGCGCTGCTCGGCGCCGACGGGCCCCGCCGCTACGTGCTGCTGGGGCTGTCCAACGCGGAGCTGCGCGCCGGGGGCGGCATCCCGGGCGCTCTCACCGAGCTCCGCGTCGACGACGGCTCGCTCGGCGTCGGCGCACAGGCGTCGACCGGCGCGTTCGGGCCGTACGCGGAACCGGTGCTGCCGCTCGACCCGGAGGACGAGGCGGCCTACTCCGCACGCCTCGGCCGCTTCGTCCAGGACGTCACGCTCACGCCGGACTTCGCGACGACCGGGCCGCTGGTGGCCGAGATGTGGCAACGGTCCCGCGGCGAGGAGGTCGACGGGGTGCTGGCGACGGACCCGGTCGCGCTGTCCGCGCTGCTGGAGGTCACCGGTCCCGTCGAGATCGACCTGCCGCCCGGGCTCGCGACCGCGCTCGGCACCGGCACGCTGGTCGTCGAGTCGTCGACCGTCGTGGACCTGCTGCTGCGCCGCACCTACGACGTGCTGGACCCCGGGCTCGCGGACCGGTTCTTCGCCGTCGTCGCGGCCGCCGTGTTCGACGAGCTGACGGCGGACGACGTCTCCCCGGCCGCCCTGCTGCCCGCCCTGGAGCGGGTGTCGCACGACCACCGGCTGCTCGTCTGGTCCGCGCGCCCCGACGAGCAGGCCCTGCTCGCCGGCACCCTCGTCGCGGGGACGTTCGCCGACGACCGCGCGCGGGACGCCGTCGGGGTGTTCCTCGACGACCTCGTGGTGGGCAAGCTCAGCGCCTACCTCGACGTGCAGGTCGGCCTCGGGGCGTCGGCGTGCACCGACGCCGTCGGACGCGAGGACACGGTCGAGGTCACGCTGACGAACCGGTTGGACGAGGGCACGGCGCAGGACCTGCCGTCGTACGTCGCCGGCCCCGAGGGCGACCCGGACCGGGGCCGCATGCTGCTCACCGTGTCGGCGTACGGACCCCGCGACGGCGGCCTGCCGCGGCTGGCCCGGGACGGCGGCACGGTCGGGGGCGACACCCTCGAGGTGCACGGTCGCCAGCGGGTCGCGATCACCGTCGACCTGCGGCCCGGGGAGTCCACGGTGGTCGCCGTCACGGTGCCCGCCACGGCCGCGGGCGCACGCGGGGAGGGCTCCGCGGCGCCGGGCACGCTGGAGGTCTGGACGACGCCTACCGTCTCCGCCCCGGGACTGCACGTGCTCGACGTCCCGCGCTGCGGGTGA
- a CDS encoding LPXTG cell wall anchor domain-containing protein: MRRRAMAGTGLAVALLLGGAGTAFADIDPEPSPGTSDDVDGYAPEPVLTVGLVDPVCDGDVPYLRYAVSVENLEDPPDTVTITWVNPGGANVVQPDLPLSGRVLWPGAVVGDDGTALDWPGWRLEDGVWVEGDEFDWVRPSVGLEFEVNPTATATVGYPESSPACATPPGETPPPETTPPGEPGDTPTPGTSTTELPRTGAEVAGLVALAVGLVAAGTAAVLAVRRRRTTED, translated from the coding sequence GTGCGCAGACGCGCGATGGCGGGGACGGGGCTCGCCGTGGCGCTGCTCCTCGGTGGGGCGGGGACGGCGTTCGCGGACATCGACCCCGAGCCCTCACCCGGGACGTCCGACGACGTGGACGGGTACGCCCCCGAGCCGGTGCTGACGGTGGGGCTGGTGGATCCGGTCTGCGACGGCGACGTCCCCTACCTGCGGTACGCGGTGAGCGTCGAGAACCTCGAGGACCCGCCGGACACCGTGACGATCACCTGGGTGAACCCGGGCGGCGCGAACGTCGTGCAGCCGGACCTGCCGCTGTCCGGCCGGGTCCTGTGGCCGGGTGCGGTGGTCGGCGACGACGGCACGGCGCTCGACTGGCCGGGCTGGCGCCTGGAGGACGGCGTCTGGGTCGAGGGCGACGAGTTCGACTGGGTGCGGCCCAGCGTGGGACTCGAGTTCGAGGTGAACCCGACGGCGACGGCGACCGTCGGCTACCCCGAGTCGTCCCCGGCGTGCGCCACCCCGCCCGGCGAGACCCCGCCCCCGGAGACGACCCCGCCGGGCGAGCCGGGTGACACCCCGACCCCGGGGACGTCGACGACCGAGCTCCCGCGCACGGGCGCCGAGGTGGCCGGCCTCGTCGCGCTGGCCGTCGGCCTCGTGGCCGCCGGTACCGCCGCCGTCCTCGCCGTCCGGCGCCGCCGCACCACCGAGGACTGA
- the dtd gene encoding D-aminoacyl-tRNA deacylase produces MRAVVQRATRASVTVDGEVVGKIERPGLVVLVGVTHDDGPDDAATIARKVAELRILRGERSAADEGAPVLVVSQFTLYGDARKGRRPTWQAAAPGPVAEPLVDAVVADLRGRGLEVATGVFGADMAVELVNDGPITLLLET; encoded by the coding sequence ATGAGGGCCGTGGTGCAGCGGGCGACCCGCGCGAGCGTGACCGTCGACGGGGAGGTCGTCGGGAAGATCGAGCGTCCCGGGCTCGTGGTGCTCGTCGGCGTCACGCACGACGACGGCCCCGACGACGCGGCGACGATCGCCCGGAAGGTCGCGGAGCTGCGCATCCTGCGCGGCGAGCGGTCGGCCGCCGACGAGGGCGCGCCCGTGCTCGTCGTCAGCCAGTTCACGCTCTACGGCGACGCCCGCAAGGGCCGCCGCCCCACCTGGCAGGCCGCCGCGCCCGGGCCCGTCGCCGAGCCGCTCGTCGACGCGGTCGTCGCGGACCTGCGTGGTCGGGGCCTGGAGGTCGCCACCGGCGTGTTCGGCGCCGACATGGCGGTCGAGCTGGTCAACGACGGCCCGATCACGCTGCTGCTGGAGACCTGA
- a CDS encoding asparaginase, with translation MVTAAVARGAAPLAEVVRGDLVESVHLGHLVVLDATGDVVLAVGDPTTTIWPRSSLKPVQAVAMLRAGLDLRPRRLALAAASHDGTVRHVAIARQVLQDAGLDPRALANTPDLPLDPATAVTWQAAGHGPDRLTQNCSGKHAAMLATCVAAGWPTDGYLAPDHPLQQAVRTAVAELCGPDGAEHATVDGCGAPLFSTTLTGLARGFARLVTAPEGSPEARVVAAMSAHPELVAGEHRDATAAMRAVPGAIAKDGADGVYAAALPGGAALAFKVLDGASRPRPAVLARALRAAGAADVPGVDPDALDALARTPVLGGGRSVGEVRAAFGPSTTTGRPAGEEQA, from the coding sequence CTGGTGACGGCCGCCGTCGCCCGGGGTGCGGCACCGCTCGCCGAGGTCGTCCGCGGCGACCTCGTCGAGTCCGTGCACCTCGGCCACCTGGTCGTGCTCGACGCCACGGGGGACGTCGTCCTCGCCGTCGGCGACCCGACGACGACGATCTGGCCGCGCTCCTCGCTGAAGCCCGTGCAGGCCGTCGCGATGCTGCGCGCCGGGCTCGACCTGCGACCTCGCCGGCTGGCGCTGGCCGCCGCGAGCCACGACGGCACCGTGCGGCACGTGGCGATCGCGCGACAGGTCCTGCAGGACGCCGGGCTCGACCCCCGGGCGCTGGCCAACACGCCCGACCTGCCGCTCGACCCGGCGACCGCTGTCACCTGGCAGGCCGCGGGGCACGGCCCGGACCGGCTCACCCAGAACTGCTCCGGCAAGCACGCCGCGATGCTCGCCACGTGCGTCGCGGCCGGCTGGCCGACGGACGGCTACCTGGCGCCCGACCACCCGCTCCAGCAGGCGGTGCGGACCGCGGTCGCCGAGCTGTGCGGCCCCGACGGGGCGGAGCACGCCACCGTCGACGGCTGCGGGGCCCCGCTGTTCTCCACCACCCTCACCGGTCTGGCCCGCGGGTTCGCCCGGCTCGTCACGGCCCCTGAGGGGTCGCCCGAGGCGCGCGTCGTCGCGGCGATGTCCGCCCACCCCGAGCTGGTCGCGGGGGAGCACCGGGACGCGACGGCGGCCATGCGCGCCGTGCCGGGCGCGATCGCGAAGGACGGCGCGGACGGCGTGTACGCGGCCGCGCTGCCCGGCGGAGCGGCGCTCGCCTTCAAGGTGCTCGACGGCGCCTCGCGTCCGCGCCCGGCGGTGCTGGCCCGCGCGCTGCGGGCCGCCGGCGCGGCCGACGTCCCCGGCGTCGACCCGGACGCCCTGGACGCGCTCGCGCGGACGCCGGTGCTCGGCGGCGGCCGGTCCGTGGGCGAGGTGCGGGCGGCGTTCGGGCCGTCCACGACGACCGGCCGGCCGGCCGGGGAGGAGCAGGCATGA
- a CDS encoding DUF2516 family protein: protein MIGNLQMYVLIALAVVVFVVQVYALVDALRRPARGFTSEGKLTKPIWLLILGVATAIGFLGLPPLMVTSRSFLNLIACVAAIVYLVDVRPRLQPYGTGRGRPQRPSGW, encoded by the coding sequence GTGATCGGCAACCTCCAGATGTACGTCCTGATCGCCCTGGCGGTGGTCGTCTTCGTCGTGCAGGTCTACGCGCTCGTCGACGCGCTGCGCCGGCCCGCGCGCGGTTTCACGTCCGAGGGCAAGCTGACGAAGCCGATCTGGCTGCTCATCCTCGGGGTGGCGACCGCGATCGGGTTCCTCGGGCTGCCGCCCCTCATGGTGACCTCGCGCAGCTTCCTCAACCTCATCGCCTGCGTCGCCGCGATCGTCTACCTCGTGGACGTCCGCCCGCGCCTGCAGCCGTACGGCACCGGCCGGGGACGCCCGCAGCGCCCCAGCGGCTGGTGA
- a CDS encoding type II toxin-antitoxin system VapC family toxin, with product MALVYFDASALVKLCVREPGSELASALWNRADVVVTSCLSDVELRATLAAGGRAGVLDEPARRRATERWDGLWPALHRVELTEALAGEASTLAAGPHPLRGADAVHLASALAVAGPDTLVAAWDDGVAAAARSHGLRVLP from the coding sequence ATGGCCCTCGTCTACTTCGACGCCAGCGCCCTGGTGAAGCTCTGCGTCCGCGAGCCCGGGTCGGAGCTCGCCAGCGCCCTGTGGAACCGCGCCGACGTCGTGGTGACGTCCTGCCTGTCCGACGTCGAGCTGCGCGCCACGCTCGCCGCCGGCGGCCGGGCGGGGGTCCTCGACGAGCCGGCCCGCCGCCGCGCCACCGAGCGCTGGGACGGACTGTGGCCGGCGCTGCACCGCGTCGAGCTGACCGAGGCGCTCGCCGGCGAGGCGTCCACGCTCGCCGCGGGCCCGCACCCGCTGCGCGGCGCCGACGCCGTCCACCTCGCCAGCGCGCTGGCCGTCGCCGGGCCGGACACCCTGGTCGCGGCGTGGGACGACGGCGTCGCCGCCGCCGCGCGGTCCCACGGGCTGCGCGTCCTGCCGTAG